The nucleotide sequence CCCAACGTTTTCCAACAGACATCCTGCCAGCTTTTCGGCAGAATGTGGAGGAAAGCACTGATTCAATGAAGTAGAAATATTTACTTTAGCACAGGATATTGACAGAGCACCTTTCCCCTGAGCTGGAGAGTGTGCCCGGTGAAAGTTGGTGAGGAGTCAGCGTTGGTTCAACGGCTTTTAGGAGATTGATTAGGAAATTTAAATCAGGAGATTTGAACTATGCCTCCCAGCCCCCCCATGGATTCCCTGCAAGCCCCCCAGAGTCATATTCCAAACCAGGTTGTAACAGACCCTGTTGCAGATGCCCCTGAGATTGAACAACTCTATGAGCAGATCAGGCAGATGCAAATCCAGCAGGAGGTGTTACGGCAACAACTGCTTGCCCGCGATCGCGCCCAGAATTCTTACTCCAATCGATTTTTTGAATTTCAAGCAGGCAGTCCCAGCCACTATAGCCCTGCGGTTAACCTGGCATTTAGTGTGTTGAAGTGGCTATTTTTGTTTGTGGTTGGGTTTGTGATTGCCTGTATTGTTTCAGCCACAATGGGAGCCAGCGATATTGTGCAAATGCTGGTAAAACTGATGGAACTATGCCTGGTTCCACTGACCATCTTTACGTTGTGCGTGGTGGCCACGGTCACCATCTTTGAGTCCCTGCATTAGATCTGCTATTTCCGGCGCCAGCGGAGGAATTGTTTTTGCACCTCGACTACCCAAAAACCCACAGTACTGATTGCCAGGCTGATCCAGAGTTCCTGCGTGGTCAGCGCCTGGGTTTCAAACAGCCCTTGCAGCCAGGGAGTATAGATAACCGCCATTTGCAGAGAAAACGTCACAAGGACAGCGACCAGCATTGGCTGGTTGGACAGTAGCCCCTGTCTGAACAACGAATCCCGTTCAGACCGCATTGCCAGTGCCAGACTCATGCGGGAAAATGCCAGCGTTGAAAACACCATCGTTTGCCAGTTTTCCCAGCGGGCTTCCAGAAAGTAATCGCCCACCAACAGAAACACAATTCCCATCAGCAACCCGACCCAGATAATATCCCGCCCCACGCCCCGGCTAAACACACTTTCGTTCGGAGGATAGGGCGGGCGCCGCATGACATCACTTTCAGCCGGTTCAACACTAAGCGCCAGTGCCAGTAGCCCGTCTGCCAGCAAATTGATCCAGAGGATTTGGGTTGGTCGCAGGGGCAGGGGCATTGCCAGCAGGGGAGCCAGCAGCATGATCACGACACCGCTGGTGTTGCCGGTCAGATTGTAGCGAATGAACTTACGGATGTTGTCGTAAATGACACGCCCTTCCTCAACCGCCGCCACAATAGTGGCAAAGTTATCGTTGAGGAGCACCATGTCAGCCGCTTCTTTAGCCACATCGGTGCCCGTAATGCCCATTGCCACACCAATGTCTGCCTTACTCAGGGCGGGGGCATCATTCACCCCATCCCCCGTCATGGAAACAATGTGCCCCCGATGCTTGAGCGCATCCACAATGGATAGCTTCTGCTGGGGCGACACCCTGGCATAGATCGAGACGTCTTCTACTTGCTGCTCCAGTTCAGCCAGCGATAGCCGACTCAGATCCAGCCCGGTGAGGTAGCGACCATTGTGGGAAATGTCCAGTTCCTCGGCAATGTGCTTGGCCATCAGGGGATGGTCGCCTGTGATCATGACTGTGCGAATGCCTGCCTGATTACAGATTTGAACCGCTGCCTTTGCCTCTGGACGGGCAGGATCCAGCATACCCACCAGCCCGACAAAAATCAGATCCTGTTCTACAGTTACTTCGGCACCGGGTTCCGGTAAGGTTTCCACCGGACGGAAAGCAACCCCCAATACGCGGGTACCTGAACTGGCAAGGCGATCGTTCTGGCTGCGGATTTGCTGATCCCAGGTTTCCGTCAAAGGGTCTGGTTTGTCATCCAGCCAGACCTGCTTGCATCTACTCAGAAGTCCATCCACCGATCCCTTAGTAAAGGCAATGTAGGAAGTGTCTGGCAGAGAGGACACGGGTGGCAACAGCGCAGCGGTGGAGTTGCGGTGTTTCCAGTCACCGTCTGTTCGTTCAATTCGATGAATCGTGGTCATCCGCTTGCGATCAGAGTCAAAGGGGGCTTCTGCAACCCGGGGAAACAGATCTTCCAGTTCGTCTTTATCCAGCCCAAGGCGATCGGCGGCAACAACAAGGGCAATTTCGGTCGGATCGCCGATCGCCCTGGGTACTTCAGAGTCCGGTCGATGTTCATCAAATTCCTGGTGATGGAGTTCTTTTTGATTGGGGATCAGCGCGTTATTACAAAGGGAACTGCCGACCAGGGTGATGGCCATTGGGGCAGGCAAGGTGACCCCATCACCCGGTCTAAAAATGGACTTCTTGCCATCCAGCCGGGAGGTAATTTCTGCAAAGGACTCGCGTAAATCCACCCGCTGACCCGCCAGCGAGAGGATCGTGACCGTCATCCGGTTTTCGGTCAGGGTGCCGGTCTTATCTGAACAAATGGTGGTGACCGAGCCGAGGGTTTCCACCGCTGGCAGTTTGCGAATGAGTGCTTTGCGTTTTAACATCCGGCTTGAGCCGATCGCCAGCGCAATGGTGACCACCGCCGGTAGCCCTTCAGGGATGATGGCAACGGCCAGGCTGACAGCCGTAATGAACATCATTTCAAAGTCTTCGCCCCGAACAATACCAAAGGCAAAGATCACCCCAACCAGGGCAAGGGCCATTAACGCCAGCCGCCGACCTAATTGATCCAGCCGTCGCTGGAGGGGGGTTTGCTCCTGCTCCACAGACTGCATTGAATCGGCAATCTTGCCCAACTCCGTGTTCATGCCGGTTTCAGTGACCACTGCCCGGCCCCGTCCATAGGTGACAATCGTGCCCATAAACACCATGTTATGTAGATCACCTAAAGGCAGAGATTCACCCGCGATCGGGGCAACACTCTTTTCCACCGATTCAGACTCCCCTGTAAACGCTGATTCCTGCGTCCTCAGGTTCGTACACTCCAGTAACCGGGCATCGGCAGGCACCTGATCCCCATCCTCAAGTTGCACGATATCTCCCGGTACCAGCTCACTGGCAACCACCTGTTGCCATTCCCGATCGCGCCAGACCCGCGCTTTGGGCACCGCCATTTTTTTCAACGCAGCAAACTCTTTCCCCGCCCGATATTCCTGGATAAATCCCAAAATGCCGTTAAAGATGACAATCGCCATAATCGCCGCCGCATCTTTATAGTCCCCCAGGGCAGCCGCCACAACTGCTGCCACAATCAGCACCAGGACAGTGGTGGCTGTAAATTGTTCCCACAGCATCACCCACGGTTTTTTCGGGGGAAGTTCCCGCAATTCATTCGGTCCAGACTCCAACAGGCGGCGACTGGCTTCAGCCGCACTCAAGCCAGTATCCGGATTGGTATTTAGCTGACGTAAAACTTCGGTAGCATCGAATTGATACCAGTGGTTCATAAACAGGGGGGGGCGATCGCGGTTTCAGCCACCCAAATTAAACCACACCTGACAGAACAGACTACTCTCTCTCCCCCTCCTCCAATCCTTAAAAGAGCCTGAGATGCACTGAAAGCTCAGATTTACCGATATACCCTTTATATGTAGCTCTGGCACGGTCTGACAGCAGCCACCAGGAGGGGAAGGATCAAGAACAGGCAGCAACTGCCTTTGCCAGTCCTGACACCCAACACCAGATACTCAACACCTTCTTCTAATTGACAGGAGTTTTTATCATGTCCACCTTGAAAGTTGGGATTAATGGATTTGGTCGGATTGGACGCCTGGTAATGCGGGCTGGAATTACCCACCCAGAGATTGAATTTGTTGGAATTAATGACCTGGTGCCACCGGATAACCTGGGTTACCTGTTCAAGTACGACTCTACCCACGGCATGTATAAGGGATCGGTGGAAAGCCGTGAAGATGGAATTGTAGTGGATGGCCGATTTATTCCCTGTATGGCAGTCAGAAACCCGGCAGAACTGCCCTGGGGTCAATTGGGAGTCGATTATGTGGTGGAATCGACTGGCTTATTTACGGGGTATGAGGGTGCCGAAAACCACCTTAAGGCAGGTGCAAAACGGGTTGTCATTTCTGCTCCAACCAAGGATCCGGACCGGGTACGGACCTTTGTAATGGGAGTCAATCATCATCAATACGATGCCTCGAAGGATGTGATTGTTTCCAATGCAAGCTGTACCACGAACTGCCTTGCTCCCGTTGCCAAAGTGTTGCACGAAACCTTTGGGCTGGCGGAAGGACTGATGACCACGGTTCATGCCATGACGGCAACCCAACCCACTGTGGATGGTCCCAGTAAGAAAGACTGGCGGGGTGGACGGGGAGCTGCCCAAAACATTATTCCGTCTTCAACGGGAGCCGCAAAAGCGGTGGCGTTGGTCCTGCCAGAGTTGAAAGGAAAGCTGACTGGAATGGCATTTCGGGTTGGTACGCCAGATGTTTCGGTCGTGGATCTGACCTTTAAGACCACAAAGTCAACCAGCTATCAGGAAATTTGTGCAGCCATGAAGGCGGCTTCTGAAGGCGACCTGGCTGGCATCCTGGGGTATACCGATGAAGAAGTCGTTTCCATGGATTTCCGCACAGACCCGCGTTCCAGCATTTTTGATGCGAAGGCTGGGATGGAGCTAAACTCCAATTTCTTCAAGGTCGTGTCCTGGTATGACAATGAGTGGGGTTATTCCTGCCGGGTGATTGATCTCATACTGGAGATGGCAAAGCGGGAAGGACTTCTAGAAGCCGGCAAAGTCGCAGCATTCGCAAACAGATAAACCCCATCCTGCCGGTAACGGAGCTGAAATTGGGAGTTCTGTTGGAGTTGCTCTACCAGGTTGGTGGCAAACTCCACAGAACTCATCCAACCGGGATGGCGGACATTGAGCAAAATATAGTCGAATTGAGACAGGTCGAACGGCGGTGCATCGGCAAGGGTAAATCGGATATAGGATCGGTGGGTGAGATGGGGGACAAGGTTATGGGTGGTCAGCACGGAACCTCCTGTCTTTACCTGGGAAATAGCTGCTCGTGAAGCACTCCAGGTATCCAGAGAATTGAGATAGAGTGACCCAAAGTAACCGTACTTTGCCAGAGCAAGAAAGGCAATCAGGGACCACAGGATAATCACCCCTGGTTTCCTGATCCAGGTGGCTTCAGCCCCCAGGGCACTGATTACTGCCAGCAGCAAAAATGGCAGGATAGGCAGTGAGTATTGATGCACCAGATCTCGCTGACTGGGGGAATCTGACAGAATATTCATCGCCAGCATGGGCAGTGCGGCTGTTAAAGGGGTCAGGTGGCGAAAAGACAGGCCCCAGATTAAAGGAGCAACCAGAAGCAGCCCATACTCCAGGGTCGCCAGGGAAAATACTCTATCCAGGATAAGATGGGGCTTGAGCATCAGATTGCTGGCAATCTCCAGAACAGAATCACCCAGGTAGGCATAGCGAAGGGTCGCTTCAACGCCTGCGGGTCGGAAGGTTGGGATGATGACCTGGGTCGCAATCAGAAACCAGGCGACTCCACTGATCAGGGCGATCGCCCCACAGACCCGTTTTTGCTCAAACACCAGCAACCAGAACCCCATCGCAGCCACGGTCAACGACAGTGCATCCCGACATCCCAGAACTATGACTGTGCAACCTGTAAACCAGAAGATGCGATCGCTCCGTGCTGCCAGGATTGCTGCCAGAATCAGGGGCAGCGCCATCACTTCCGGGTGAAAATCAAACAGGTTGAGGTTGAAAATGAGGGGATACAGCCAATAGACGGCGGCGAGGGTGGTTGCCAGAGACCTGGTTAATCCTGCTTGCAGGGAAAGGTAGTAAGTGGGCAGCGCACCCAGGGCAAAGGCGATCGCCTGTACCGCAAACAACCAGTAAACACTGGGATAGATTTTGTAGAGCAGTGCCAGCGGGTACACCATCCAGTCAGCGTGCCCACCTAAAAAGTGAAATCCCCAGAAGGAGACAATGGGCGGCTCGCCCTGGCTGATCAGATAAATTGCCTGGTCAAAGTAGCCCAGATCAAACGCCCCTGACTGGAATAACAGGTGCCTGACACTGCTGGCAATAAAGAGCAACAGGGCAGTACCCCCAATCATCCAGATCCCTATTCCTGGGTCTGGTCGGGGCATCCTTTTAATTCCAACCCACCAGCCTCTAAAAGGCATTTGAATTAGAAGCCGTCAGGGGCGAAGAATCTGAAGCATCGTCCTCAGAGTTCAGAGACAGGCTTGCCTGCGCCTTCAGATCAAAGGTCACTTCTTCTACGGCCCCCGCTTCACCCAGGGGCTTTGCCATGCCATCATTGAAGCTGACCATGACCCCACCGGCATTGCCAGCGCGTAACGTCACTTCTTTGTCTGCCATCCAGGTCCGTTGCGTGCCCTCTGGCAGAACACCCTCAAACTCAGGTTTGCCATCCACGACAACCCGAATCCACGATTGGGCAGTCAACATCAAACCGACTCGAACGGGTTTCTGAGGGGCAACTGGTGAGGGATTCGGTTGAACGGTTTGATTGGCGGGAAGAAAAGGCCCCATCTGTGCCCTATTCACAGGCAGGTTAGAGGGGTTGGATCCTCTGGTCAGGGAAGACTGGGAGGATTGAGGTCCACCGGTCAGTCCTACCATTTGTGGAGTTGTTCGATTTAAAAGATAGGACAGCCCACTCACCGCTCCCATGACCAGCACCATATACAGGAGATACAGATGCAACGGGCGCAGTTGAGCCTGCACAGTACCCCGCCAGGATGTCTTCGATGGTTCTAAATGGGTTTCAGTGGGGAATGCATTAGCAAAGTCGGCTCCATCCAAACCGATCGCATCCGCAAATCGCCGGATAAACCCTTGAACATAGACAGGTTCGGGTAATTGAGCCACATTGCCGGTTTCAATCGCGGACAGAATCCGGACTGGAATCATGGTTTGTTCAGCCACCTGTTCCAGCGATAAGCGCTGACTCTGGCGAAACTGATGTAAGCGATCGCCCAACTCTGAGAGCTTTTTTGCCTGTTCCCGGCTGAGTTGGAGAATCGGATCATTCATGAGCGGCACTCCTCTTCACAGGCATCCTTTCTGATGTTAAGTCAAATTGAGCTTTCAAGGAACTGATCTCGGCGTCTTTCAGCAAACGATATTTTCCAGTCAACAGGGGGGGAGAACCCGGCGATTGCAACTGAATCGGACCAATGGCGGTTCGGTGTAAATGAATCACGGGATGCCCAAATTGTTCCGCGACCCGTCGAATCTGACGGTTCCTGCCCTCTTTTAAGATTATTCGTAACAGCGTTTTGTGATCCGGGTGTTGTTGAATCACATCTACCCGGGCTGGTCGGGTTAATTGACCATCCAGATCCACACCACACCGCCATTGCTGCAAGACAGAAACGGCTGGATAGCCCTCTACCCAGACCTCGTAGGTTTTGGGAATGTGGTGCCGGGGATGGGTCAGGTAAAATGTCAGATCCCCATCATTTGTCAGTAAGAGTGCCCCCGTCGAATCGGCATCCAATCGCCCGACCGGATGAATCCCCTGGTGCTTTTGCAACGCTGGCGGCAGTAAATCTATTACCGTCACTCGGTTCCAGGGATCGGTACAGGTTGAAACCACACCTGCCGGTTTGTTGAGTAAGAGATAAACTGGCTCAGGACGACCCGCAGGACGAATTTCCAACCCATCCACCTCGATGTGATCCAGAGCCGGGTTTGCTTTTTGTCCCAGTTGCACGACCACACCATTCAAGCGAACCCGACCTTCCAGGATCATCTGCTCTGCCTGCCGACGAGAGGCAATCCCCCATTGGGATAGAATCTTCTGGATTCGCTCATCCATACATTTTCACAACAATTTCATACCATTTTGGATTTTGGCTTTGCGGTTTTAGATTGTAGAAACCGCACGGCGCAGAGCATTCAATCGGGTATCTGCCCCATCCCCGGTTCAAATCGGTATCATAACTAACAACTTCCTGCTCGATGCAGAGCTTCTAAACCTCCATCCAGGCTAGTGCAGGTTGCCGAAATAACCCGCCAGTTTCAGGTTGAACCACAAAGACACCAGGCGCACTAAAAGCCTATCCGAAAAGCCCCAATAGAAAAAGCTCAAATCCAGACTGAGGAAGTTTTCGGATAGGCTTTAAGAAACGTTGTGTGTCTTCGTGCCTTTGTGGTGAAAAACTTCTGCCTATCCATTGTAGGGCAAGAGGATTTGTAGCCAGGCTCCGTGGGTTTCGGGATGGTTTCCTGCTTTAATCGATCCCCCATGGGCTTCCACAATTTGACGCACGATTGCCAGCCCCAGTCCACTTCCACCACTGGCAGGGATAGACTTTTTACCATTTCCTGACTCCTCGCTGGCGGGGCGATCTCTGGAAGTTGCCAGGCCACTGCCAGTTGCCTTCACACCTGGATGGCTGCGAGTACGGGAAGGATCTGCCCGGTAGAACCGCTCAAAAACATGAGGCAAGGCACTTTCTGGAAAACCAGGTCCAGAGTCAATCACGTCCAGGCATATCTGTCGGGGATGGGACTTAGAAGGCAAAAGGGTAATCTGCACCCG is from Leptothermofonsia sichuanensis E412 and encodes:
- a CDS encoding cation-translocating P-type ATPase, encoding MNHWYQFDATEVLRQLNTNPDTGLSAAEASRRLLESGPNELRELPPKKPWVMLWEQFTATTVLVLIVAAVVAAALGDYKDAAAIMAIVIFNGILGFIQEYRAGKEFAALKKMAVPKARVWRDREWQQVVASELVPGDIVQLEDGDQVPADARLLECTNLRTQESAFTGESESVEKSVAPIAGESLPLGDLHNMVFMGTIVTYGRGRAVVTETGMNTELGKIADSMQSVEQEQTPLQRRLDQLGRRLALMALALVGVIFAFGIVRGEDFEMMFITAVSLAVAIIPEGLPAVVTIALAIGSSRMLKRKALIRKLPAVETLGSVTTICSDKTGTLTENRMTVTILSLAGQRVDLRESFAEITSRLDGKKSIFRPGDGVTLPAPMAITLVGSSLCNNALIPNQKELHHQEFDEHRPDSEVPRAIGDPTEIALVVAADRLGLDKDELEDLFPRVAEAPFDSDRKRMTTIHRIERTDGDWKHRNSTAALLPPVSSLPDTSYIAFTKGSVDGLLSRCKQVWLDDKPDPLTETWDQQIRSQNDRLASSGTRVLGVAFRPVETLPEPGAEVTVEQDLIFVGLVGMLDPARPEAKAAVQICNQAGIRTVMITGDHPLMAKHIAEELDISHNGRYLTGLDLSRLSLAELEQQVEDVSIYARVSPQQKLSIVDALKHRGHIVSMTGDGVNDAPALSKADIGVAMGITGTDVAKEAADMVLLNDNFATIVAAVEEGRVIYDNIRKFIRYNLTGNTSGVVIMLLAPLLAMPLPLRPTQILWINLLADGLLALALSVEPAESDVMRRPPYPPNESVFSRGVGRDIIWVGLLMGIVFLLVGDYFLEARWENWQTMVFSTLAFSRMSLALAMRSERDSLFRQGLLSNQPMLVAVLVTFSLQMAVIYTPWLQGLFETQALTTQELWISLAISTVGFWVVEVQKQFLRWRRK
- the gap gene encoding type I glyceraldehyde-3-phosphate dehydrogenase — encoded protein: MSTLKVGINGFGRIGRLVMRAGITHPEIEFVGINDLVPPDNLGYLFKYDSTHGMYKGSVESREDGIVVDGRFIPCMAVRNPAELPWGQLGVDYVVESTGLFTGYEGAENHLKAGAKRVVISAPTKDPDRVRTFVMGVNHHQYDASKDVIVSNASCTTNCLAPVAKVLHETFGLAEGLMTTVHAMTATQPTVDGPSKKDWRGGRGAAQNIIPSSTGAAKAVALVLPELKGKLTGMAFRVGTPDVSVVDLTFKTTKSTSYQEICAAMKAASEGDLAGILGYTDEEVVSMDFRTDPRSSIFDAKAGMELNSNFFKVVSWYDNEWGYSCRVIDLILEMAKREGLLEAGKVAAFANR
- a CDS encoding DUF2079 domain-containing protein; this translates as MPRPDPGIGIWMIGGTALLLFIASSVRHLLFQSGAFDLGYFDQAIYLISQGEPPIVSFWGFHFLGGHADWMVYPLALLYKIYPSVYWLFAVQAIAFALGALPTYYLSLQAGLTRSLATTLAAVYWLYPLIFNLNLFDFHPEVMALPLILAAILAARSDRIFWFTGCTVIVLGCRDALSLTVAAMGFWLLVFEQKRVCGAIALISGVAWFLIATQVIIPTFRPAGVEATLRYAYLGDSVLEIASNLMLKPHLILDRVFSLATLEYGLLLVAPLIWGLSFRHLTPLTAALPMLAMNILSDSPSQRDLVHQYSLPILPFLLLAVISALGAEATWIRKPGVIILWSLIAFLALAKYGYFGSLYLNSLDTWSASRAAISQVKTGGSVLTTHNLVPHLTHRSYIRFTLADAPPFDLSQFDYILLNVRHPGWMSSVEFATNLVEQLQQNSQFQLRYRQDGVYLFANAATLPASRSPSRFAISSMRSITRQE
- a CDS encoding helix-turn-helix domain-containing protein, which translates into the protein MNDPILQLSREQAKKLSELGDRLHQFRQSQRLSLEQVAEQTMIPVRILSAIETGNVAQLPEPVYVQGFIRRFADAIGLDGADFANAFPTETHLEPSKTSWRGTVQAQLRPLHLYLLYMVLVMGAVSGLSYLLNRTTPQMVGLTGGPQSSQSSLTRGSNPSNLPVNRAQMGPFLPANQTVQPNPSPVAPQKPVRVGLMLTAQSWIRVVVDGKPEFEGVLPEGTQRTWMADKEVTLRAGNAGGVMVSFNDGMAKPLGEAGAVEEVTFDLKAQASLSLNSEDDASDSSPLTASNSNAF
- a CDS encoding pseudouridine synthase is translated as MDERIQKILSQWGIASRRQAEQMILEGRVRLNGVVVQLGQKANPALDHIEVDGLEIRPAGRPEPVYLLLNKPAGVVSTCTDPWNRVTVIDLLPPALQKHQGIHPVGRLDADSTGALLLTNDGDLTFYLTHPRHHIPKTYEVWVEGYPAVSVLQQWRCGVDLDGQLTRPARVDVIQQHPDHKTLLRIILKEGRNRQIRRVAEQFGHPVIHLHRTAIGPIQLQSPGSPPLLTGKYRLLKDAEISSLKAQFDLTSERMPVKRSAAHE